A section of the Delphinus delphis chromosome 1, mDelDel1.2, whole genome shotgun sequence genome encodes:
- the NBPF12 gene encoding neuroblastoma breakpoint family member 12, whose translation MAVSLTTFSGQRSEMSILETNQYLCSQLEKSKQDFQDLTEKFLMSQATAYSLAKQLQKYKCEEYKDLIESVLEEEVLFEEGELAEKMRPAARLGRYDPLIQAQARELTHLRQKLQEGKGVCYFFMQHAKDTVKSFESLLRSTDITYYQRQRFCELLAQGIQLAERLASKLTTGNHHDRKDEDGQEPLALRSGPAVRLWFQVALV comes from the exons ATGGCAGTATCTCTCACCACTTTCTCTGGTCAGAGAAGTGAAATGAGCATCCTGGAAACTAACCAGTACTTGTGCTCCCAGCTGGAAAAAAGCAAACAGGACTTTCAAGACCTCACAGAGAAATTCCTCATGTCCCAAGCTACTGCCTACTCCCTGGCCAAACAGCTGCAGAAATACA AGTGTGAAGAGTACAAAGACCTCATTGAATCTGTGCTGGAGGAGGAAGTGCTGTTTGAGGAGGGGGAGCTGGCAGAGAAGATGAGACCGGCTGCAAGGCTTGG GAGATATGATCCCCTAATTCAGGCTCAGGCCCGAGAACTGACCCACTTACGACAGAAGCTACAGGAAGGGAAAGGTGTCTGTTATTTTTTCATGCAGCATGCAAAGGACACAGTCAAGTCTTTTGAGAGTCTCCTCAGGAGCACTGACATTACCTACTACCAGAGACAGAGATTCTGTGAGCTACTGGCCCAAGGAATCCAGCTGGCAGAGAGACTTGCCAGCAAACTCACCACTG GAAATCATCATGATAGGAAGGATGAAGACGGACAGGAGCCACTGGCACTCAG ATCAGGACCAGCTGTGAGGCTGTGGTTCCAGGTTGCCTTAGTTTAA